In Variovorax paradoxus, a single genomic region encodes these proteins:
- a CDS encoding electron transfer flavoprotein subunit alpha/FixB family protein: MTALVIAEHDHASIKPATLNTVTAALACGGEVHVLVAGANAAEAAKAAAQIAGVTKVIAADSASLAENLAENVAAQVLAIAGNYSHILFPSTANGKNVAPRVAAKLDVAQISDITKVDSPDTFERPIYAGNAIATVQSSDATKVITVRTTGFDAAAATGGSAAIESAEGVADSGKSSFVGREVTKSDRPELTAAKIIVSGGRALGSAEKFTEVMTPLADKLNAGLGASRAAVDAGYAPNDWQVGQTGKIVAPQLYIAAGISGAIQHLAGMKDSKVIVAINKDEEAPIFSVADYGLVADLFTAVPELVKAL, translated from the coding sequence ATGACCGCACTTGTTATTGCCGAACACGACCACGCCAGCATCAAGCCGGCAACCCTGAACACCGTGACCGCCGCGCTGGCTTGCGGTGGTGAAGTGCACGTGCTGGTGGCAGGCGCCAATGCAGCAGAAGCGGCCAAGGCCGCAGCCCAGATCGCCGGCGTGACCAAGGTCATCGCCGCCGACAGCGCCAGCTTGGCGGAGAACCTCGCCGAGAACGTCGCAGCGCAAGTGCTGGCGATTGCCGGCAACTACAGCCACATCCTGTTCCCCTCGACCGCCAACGGCAAGAACGTGGCGCCCCGCGTGGCCGCCAAGCTCGACGTGGCCCAGATCAGCGACATCACCAAGGTGGACAGCCCGGATACGTTCGAGCGCCCGATCTATGCCGGCAACGCGATTGCCACCGTGCAGAGCAGCGACGCCACCAAGGTGATCACCGTGCGCACGACCGGCTTCGACGCCGCGGCCGCCACCGGTGGCAGCGCAGCCATCGAGAGCGCCGAAGGCGTGGCCGACAGCGGCAAGAGCAGTTTCGTGGGCCGTGAAGTCACCAAGAGCGACCGCCCCGAGCTGACCGCCGCCAAGATCATCGTCTCCGGTGGCCGTGCTCTGGGCAGCGCCGAGAAGTTCACCGAAGTGATGACGCCGCTGGCCGACAAGCTGAACGCCGGCCTGGGCGCCAGCCGCGCAGCCGTCGACGCAGGCTACGCCCCCAACGACTGGCAAGTGGGCCAGACGGGCAAGATCGTCGCGCCGCAGCTGTACATCGCCGCGGGTATCTCGGGCGCCATTCAGCACTTGGCCGGCATGAAGGACTCGAAGGTCATCGTCGCGATCAACAAGGACGAAGAGGCGCCGATCTTCTCGGTGGCCGACTACGGCCTGGTGGCCGACCTGTTCACGGCCGTGCCGGAACTGGTGAAGGCGCTGTAA
- a CDS encoding electron transfer flavoprotein subunit beta/FixA family protein: MKVLVPVKRVVDYNVKVRVKSDGTGVDIANVKMSMNPFDEIAVEEAVRLKEKGVVTEVIAVSCGDAKCQETLRTAMAIGADRGILVETTEELQPLAVAKLLKALVDKEQPQLIILGKQAIDDDANQTGQMLAALADLPQATFASKVEVAGDKATVTREVDGGLETVALTLPAVITTDLRLNEPRYVTLPNIMKAKKKQLDTVKPEDLGVDVKPRLKTLKVAEPPKRGAGIKVPDVATLVDKLKNEAKVI; this comes from the coding sequence ATGAAGGTTCTGGTACCTGTCAAACGGGTCGTCGATTACAACGTGAAGGTGCGCGTGAAGAGCGACGGCACCGGGGTGGACATTGCCAACGTCAAGATGAGCATGAACCCCTTCGACGAGATCGCTGTCGAAGAAGCCGTGCGCCTGAAAGAAAAGGGCGTGGTCACGGAAGTGATCGCCGTCTCGTGCGGTGACGCCAAGTGCCAGGAAACCCTGCGCACCGCGATGGCCATCGGCGCCGACCGCGGCATCCTGGTGGAGACCACCGAAGAACTGCAGCCCCTGGCCGTGGCCAAGTTGCTGAAGGCGCTGGTCGACAAGGAACAGCCCCAGCTGATCATCCTGGGCAAGCAGGCCATCGACGACGACGCCAACCAGACCGGCCAGATGCTGGCCGCGCTGGCCGACCTGCCGCAAGCCACCTTCGCCTCCAAGGTCGAAGTTGCCGGCGACAAGGCCACCGTGACGCGTGAAGTCGACGGCGGCCTGGAAACCGTCGCGCTCACGCTGCCGGCCGTCATCACGACCGACCTGCGCCTGAACGAGCCGCGCTACGTGACGTTGCCCAACATCATGAAGGCCAAGAAGAAGCAGCTGGACACGGTCAAGCCCGAAGACCTGGGCGTGGACGTCAAGCCCCGCCTGAAGACCCTGAAGGTCGCCGAACCTCCGAAGCGCGGCGCCGGCATCAAGGTGCCCGACGTTGCAACGCTGGTGGACAAACTGAAGAACGAAGCGAAGGTCATTTGA